agaaaaatacaaacaaacaaacataaaaacaaccATACCACCGAaaacacagatacaaaatgtaccatgaTAAGTCCAAAAGTGCTATAATAATCTACAATAAAGATTGAGGGCACTGAACAAgaagacaagaagaagaagacaacaagaagaagaagtcagAGAAACCCACGCCAAACACACACAACGATGACGTCCCGTCAGAAGTTGTTGACATCTGCATCATTTTACCTTCTCCTTTCGGCTGTTcgtctttttctttctcttcaaTCAGGTTCCCCATAAGGTCTCGCATCTCCACATGATTAAGACCGATGTCAGGAGCTTCTTCCGTAGGCTTAGTCAAGAACTCGTTCAGCATGTTGGAAAGATCTTCCAACCTTCTGTCGTTCTTAATAACTAAGATTTACAAGAGAggtttttgttgatgtctcaGAGAAAAAGTCGAGGCGATTCCAAGAAAGGAATTGTGTATTATAAGAGAAGAAGTAGCTCTTTTGTCCAACCAAGGACGCTCTTAATCCAACTATAAAACTACATAGAAGATGAGACTGGTCAgtcgtgggaggggggcatggggCATGGGTGTCAATCTACACCTATAGTGCTATGAGAAGTTCCAACGTAAGAGTAATGTTAGAGAGCAGTGCTATTTGCTACTTCAGGGTGGGAGGTTTGGTGTTAGTACAGTACATTACAGCATCGACGTTAGCTGATTAAGTATTctaatcattaaagaaaacATGAATAGTTGTTTGTTTACAAGGCAATTCTTCTTTAGAGTATTCCTGAAAAATTCTATGGAATAGCATGTTAAAACAGCAGTTATTTCACATGCAATTTTTCAATTACCGTACAAAATGCATTAGCAAGTATGTTATATGGGCAACGTATAGAGTCGTGGTAAGCAAATATCATACGCTCAAGTTATATTATCAATTTTTCTTGTGTTAAGCGGTAGGAATACTTGCGTTTGAGGAtgctttgcataattaacgagaatttaattttgtatcaaggcgtgttactagtacatgtatttgtcataacttccaaatgtcATGAACGTGGCATGGgttgtgtttgcgtgtgtgcgtgtgtctgttgGTGTCAGAGACATGCAAccgcgccagcaaaccgcctcttgtctgtactctgctatctcaaccgtcaccaccagttcctgtgggcgtcgccgcaaaccagctgtcagccaattagAGAATAGGCCTATCAATCGACGGTTTGCTGCCGCCGTTGGGTGTCTCTGCGTAAGAGAATGGTATctatatgtgtgcgtgtgtgcttgCGTGTCCGTCTGTACTGTGCGTGTATAATCGTAACTGGGATGATTTTTAACAAATCGTTTAACCGACATGACCAAAATATCTGAATAAATCCTCACCGTCAGGCTGTAGACAGAAGACCCCCATTCTCTCGGCGCACTCTGGCGGTGTGCTCAGTCTTATAGAGTACTCCGCGGGCAGCTTTGGTGGCCCACGCATGCGCACAACCATCGGGctcatgtcttttatatctaaTTGAAAGAACGACATTCATGCATCAAAATTGTACGTATTACATGTCGTAATTTTCTTTGTAAAAATCGTTTTGAAAATCGTCAACAATAAGAAAAGGATGACATATGTATGTTGAGTATTTGATACTTTATTTTATGCACGTGGACTGATTATGAAGTACACAATAGAAGCAATGCACGACGGTTTTTCACCCTATCTTCGAGATCAGATAACCAAACCGTGTATagatcagtcagtcagtcaatcaatcattcaatcaaaaAATGGTTTACTCATAATAAAAACAAGACACTTGCAACCAGAGGCTGAATTACAGCCTTTCTGTACAGCACTACTGCgctagaaataaaataaaatcattacAAGACGTTACATAAAATTACGTAATCCTTGTTTCAACAGTCTATAAATACCAATTTTACTTCTTATATTGTCAACGATAAACATAGTGTAAATATGATTGTTAAAGTTAGAAAGTTTAACGTACCTAGTGGTCCATCAATCCTGCTGTTTTTATTATCCGGGTCAAAGGTCCCTTCGAAGTCATCGTTGTCGTTGTTGACCAGGAGCACAGCCCCGTGCCCTCTGGGACCCCACTCCCACGTACCCTTTAGGTGTGAATAAAAGACGTGGAATTAAAACATGCTTAAAGACCTCTTTCCAGTTAGGGAGGCCATATTGGATTTCCCAGGGTCATGCACCAAAATGAAGCTGCAGTTGGACAATCTCCAATGTAGCTTGTAGCATAAATCAACATGATACCTTGTGGGGATTGTTGACCTCCACCACCCCGTCTCTGTCACAGTCCACGTCCAGAGACAGGAAGTACGCCGTCAGACTCAGCTCTGCCTGCCCCGCTGGACGGCCGTTCGCGTCGCTGAATTCAAAGGTCACCTGAGAGGATCGGAACGTCGACGTGATACCATTCACCGGTGCGATGCCAATTTAGAGGAGTAATAacaatgtacagtcatgtagcCTCATACATGTTAGTTTTCTATCACAAGGGCTTCCATGtttcatatatttatataatgtAACTATTCCCATCTCTTATTAGTTTTGAGAATCAACCAAGATATACAAAATGCGATTTGGCTTGTTgaacatattctccaagcagaggttacgttCCCACGTTTTTAGTTTTTAtggctttcaattttgtattgtttcttgaagtccgtcAAGCagttacaatacaaaatacaattgacaatacaaaatagaaagcccgatgaaaacgactaaaacaATGTTAAGTTAAATTATTtctaaaaacagccggagcctaacctctacttggagagtatgttGAAACATAGTAGACTAAAAACAATACCTAACGGTTTTCTTATATAGCATGTAACAGACTGAATTCAAAATTTAGTAGATAGAAGTATCTCACCAGTTTGTCGTCCTTTTCGACACTGTGGCTCCgtgcatacacatacacaaccaTCTTCTTAGCAAGAGCGCTGTCCATCCCGCCTGCAGCGACGTTGCCTGTCGCACGGGGGCGCTCATCCTTCATGCTGACTATGACATCGTCTTTTGGGTATGGTGTGATTTCGTACGAAACCGCATCATCACTTGCTATGCTGAGATTTAAAAGATAAATCAAAACGTAACGTTAATGATATGCATAGTTCTAAATAGACGAGATGGTCGGTTGCAGAGGATGACCATTCCGGTAGGTGTCGCTTTCGAGTGGCGACAAACGCTAATTTTTTTCCGCACCCAAGATTTTGTACCGATGTGACGAAATGCTATTATCAACGTTTTGGAAGATGCTAACCATTCGGAATAGCGGTAGTCAAATCACGTTTCACTATAGAAGTCTTGTGGTTTGGGCTTCCTCTCCCGCCCACACAACTATATTGTATAGCTAGAGAACAAAAGAACCACTCAACCAGATTAACTCATATGTCAATAGTAGAGATTTGTATTCTGTTATTGGATGTGAACGCTACAGATTCCGTGTTCAGTAACCATCCTTTATCTtaagtcactgaagaaagacatTTGATTCTGTAAAACGGAAATGTTTGGACTGTGTTCCGTAAAACTTTATTAATATCCAGTTAGCTTGAGTAGCTCTTGTATTGAGTACTGCAAACGCATTTAActtcgcggggattcaatttcaaggtagcgggaaaaaggactgttcgtggtggttttaagttcgcggtagcaccatgcactgtagtctcttactgccaaacaaaatgttcgcggtgattttaagttcgcggtaaatttccaacacgaacataaaaccaccgcgaaaatttctgcgtTTACAGTATCTGCTTGCCTATATTTCTAACTTCATTCTTTGAACGCATTATTGACGGACTATGCATTGGATGCATATGTTGCAATGAGATTATGTAAtggcatacaaatgtatgtatttgtggTAACGTATACACAGTTGTAAACACCCGAGTAACGCTGTTTGTGTCAGTGGGTTCCAACCCTTAGGGGGTGACTATAAAAAGTGACAGTTGACTAGAGAAACTTAGGTGATCCAGTCAAGCCCTAAGGGGAGGATCGGTTGGTTATACTACTGCATGTTTGTGATTTGAAAACAGTCTTTTGAACCTGGGAATACAAGAAAATGTATAGATATTCCAGTATATGTTAGGGCAATgaaattcacatttcttttcGACCAATATGGCCGCCCATATACCCTGACAACACCTGTAAATCACTTGGTCagactacatacatgtatatcgtatTCCCTAATTACCATACCCTGTACGACGGCTACGTGTAATTTAGCGTGGGTTTGGATCGGAGGTCCTTTCCAAGAAAGAAGGAAACGACACTTGTAATTCCTTCCTATAAGACTGCTTTTCACACTGTTGTTCTCAAGCATTCCAACCTGAACACTTGCAAATGTCTTAAAATGTGCGCCAAACATGAAAAGACAGTCAGAATAAACCGGACAGGTAGACCTAAACCTGTCTATTGTTACCTGAAGCGCAGGTGTTTTTAGCTCAGGTAGCGTCCAGGGAATAATTATAAAGGTGAGTCTATTGTTCACACAGACAACAAACGCTTGGGTGAATCCGACGAGCACATTTATGCATGAAGTATGTCACTCTGCCTATGTACACAAAACGCCTTGCTTTCTCTCTATTTGAAATGAGGTGTCCTATTACTTATGACAGTGAGTTCTAATCCTCTTTCGTCAACGAGTAGCCAAGCGTATCCTTGAGACCCGTGTAGGGTCAGTTCAGTTATGCATGCAGCAAACAAGGCTTCCAAAACACAAAGCAAATGGTAGTTTAGAGGAGTTGCGTCTACAACATATTACAGCTTGGGGAATGTTGTGATCTTGTGAAtattttggtttgttttgtacataaaCGTAGGTAGCAACGGACGGCAACGATACCGATAACACACTCAGAAGAGGGCGGAAGACATGGCGACCTACCCCGCCCACTTTCAACTTGACTCTCGTCACTTACTTGCTGAGATCCACGGCAAGATACTGTCCCACGACGATCACCTCACTCCGAGACGCCCCTCGTGTTAACCGGATCGTTCTAGCCTTAACGGCGGGTTTTTGTTTAGGCGGCGGGGGCTTGGGTTCACCGGACGCCCCACCATCGAACAGCTTACCTAGACACTTCCCCATGGCGTTATGCACTGATAAGCTGCACTTTTCATATTTATAGATAGGCGGCGCTAGTCGTCTTTCTGGTATGGCGTGTTGTGAGAGCTCGAAAGTAAATAGAAGTGGCTATCCTTGGCACCCATACTGGCCATGCCACATACTTGCAAAGACGTGAATGGGGCACATCCAAACAGAATACTAAGGTCATTAGCAAAAGCAacacgagttttttttttaggtcaTAACACATTCCAACCCTATATAACTCATTTTACTGCAATAAAATATAACTTTAGCCCCTGAATAATGATCTCAGCATCAAATCGTTTATCAAAGAATAAATCATCTTTTATAAAAAATTCATAAGACGATTTCCATTTTCCATTTTCCATATCATAATGAATTCATTTCGTTTGTAGGTTTTCCTCTTAAGTTCCCAAAATGCTGATAATCCACGTTCCGGTAGTTATTTGACATTGACACTTCTGTAATAAGATGTATTTAAAGCATGCTATTCCGTTAATAACACACTGaacaaaatgattttctttgaaattttatttcatgtttttcCATTTGATTTCTATTCATGTCATATGTAGATATTGTGACGAAGACAGCATTCTGGTTTAATCTTAAGACCATTCCACTTTCATTAACATTTGAGAGTTGCCCGCAATGTGTAGGTACAGGGGAAGACGTAGACTTAGACAAAGCCTATGAATTAACGTGTCAAGTGACCTATGGCTACTGTAAGGATGTTGTCCAAAGCCTCATTGGTTATATCATGACGAGGGCGTATACATGACTATGTCATCTTGTATTATATGAATTTTCTTGTTTTAGTTTGGGAAACTGAAATCATGCCTCAGTATTACAATTATTTGAACCGATATTCGGATATGCGATCAACACAAGTAAAGCATACTACTTCAGATCCTTTTTACGTGCTACATTAACTTCAAATCAACTAACGtgcagaaaaaaatcttctCAAATCAAAGAGGAAACTTCTAGaaattctaacagtaacaccaCACCTCAAATTAGGAATTATGCACGTGTCTCTCACTAATCAAAAATTGCAGTTAAAAGAGGCCTCGGATTTAAATAATctaaaaataatgaattgaaaattgtaTGAAAGGAAGTCCGAACTGTTACAATCGCACAATCGAAAAGTGTATACAGAAAAGTGTATATATACACTTTTCAGTACTTTGTATAAGGCTGTACAGTGTATAGAAATGTAATACTGTATCTGTTGCAGGTGTACAGTCACGTAATCTGTGACATTCAAGTTCTCTAAAAGATATAATGTTCTCTTTTTAGATAGTTCTCAGTTTGGTTATCTCATCTTGAGATGTCTGGTTACCACTGTTTGAGACCGCTATACAGTGTGCCtgtggaaacaaaacaacaacacgggcactttaaggcctgtgacaattttggtcgaacatgaaattcgaaccactgcgtgaccttaggtaaccccgccgggccggagcgtttttagaacggtccaatgtcagtatctaatgttacattgcgaaaacaggaacttacgatgtatgggttacactaactacttttttAAGGCTTATTAATGTTgagtgttaaagatattgatctagtatttatcaaatatccacataactagaagcggttaacaaaagggcacccctgcgagagctgcaagtggtacagtccgaacatgtgttccgacctcccggggtgtggagtggcaggaaaacagcgaggcgctcatacttcaaggaaacagcaaaataatgctataaatcgatatttctaacccaaaatgattgtatggcagttgactgatgccttataaggctaactgcttgcgaaatttcgcattgatacaacagcgatttaacagatacagacataaaacattcatattttaccatcggtttatgttacgtacagtcaaacatgtcttacttggacgcagttcttgtagggtaagtagtgtttcgtcggcccctgcccacatcagggcaccagttttattacgagttttgtgCAGATTTTGGTTCATTAAGCCTCAGACCTTCGGAAATCAAGcgggtcttcttgcaatatcttttatttccgtggctgtattgatatttgtacgaacAATAcccaaaaattgtcaaaaaattctgtttttgccccaaaatgaagtcttacctaggtatagcggcaagatccccaggcatattagatatcacagagatataatctattactccagaaaatatgactcagttagacaatcatttcatagtgggcacagacccattttaatagcatccctattttttaccaaaaaatgtttttttaaacccaaaatagtgaGGATCCacaatatttttgtcatcatattttgaatatgggtgaattacgttaactggccaaaaattgttgaaaacagatggttacatcaaaagttatggccatataactgctcgactgagaatctacaggtgtcacaggccttaaactgcctgtgaagttgtaaaacaagaagaaattgGTACGTGTCTGTCAGCCATTTTGGATCAAttcgacctttgaccttttctGAAGTATCACAGGCCAACCGTAACAAAATGTCACGCCTCTGTCGTTTCAAATCGTGACTTCATTGTATTTTCTATCAGATAAGAAACAATTACACTAGTAACAGATTACCAGGGTAAACACGAACAAAATCTCAGAAAAAGAACTGGAAATACAACTTAGATTAATATCACCACGGTAGAAGACTTATTTTCATTTCCTCAAGGTGAACTGTGTCTTACCTATCATTTATGATCTCCAGAAACGAAGTCTTCAGCCGGGCAAGTTTTTCTCTGACTGGGACACTCACAAACCGCTGGATCCAATAATAAAACCTTTCGACTGGACTGGGGGACACTCCTTCAAATTCCTGGAGAGGGTCCTGACTATAAACTAGTTGATAGAAGACAGAATTGAAGATGTCATTCAAAATTCGTCAGAAGAACAGTACTAGTACACGTTCTTGATATAACCCTGCACTTACGAAAAAGGAAAACGGTTTAAAACTATGCATAACCGTTACTTTATCAACGACACAGTTCCGTTTTGAGCGAATTGTACACAAGGCTATATGCGTGATTAATTATAACTATTACAAAGAATGGGAAAACATATCTATAATTCTCTACAGTATGATACATTTAAACGATTCTTATTTCTTGGAGGGGAAATGCTAATATCTTCGTGTAATTTTGTGGCCAGTTTTCCGACATTTAGAAACAAACAGGCCTATGTCTCAATTCTTGAACTGTATAGCCATATATAGGTGCTGATTTTTGTATCCACCCATATATGAATTTCactgaaaggacagaaaaactGATTAAAATACACAGTACAACATGAACAGTGCGTTAACgttttttgttgtctgttttcaGTACACATTGCTATTAAACCTAACCATACCAATAGCAATTATCACCTGTTATGTTTGATTTTGCAAGATCGCCGCGACTTTCGTTCTGAACAATGGTTGAGATGTTCTCGGTCGCATCTGTGGCCACAATGGTGTCTTCCTCTTGTTCTAGTCTGTGCCCCACAATCATCAAGTTGTCTAATCGTCTCGACTCTGCTTTCAGCGCGAAGGTCTGTCTTCTCAGTTTGCTGTTCAAAACCTCCTGTTTTAGTTCCTGCTCTCGAGTCAGAGTATCCGCAAGGTCCCAGAAAGAATCACCCTTCTGTTGCTCGAAGTTAATGGCATATTTCAGCCGTCTTCTTTCGTTAAGAGATCCCAGTAACTTGCTCATGGCTTCGTGAGACTTTCTCACAATCTAGGGTAATCCTTGGGACTATTAAGTACAACGAAAATACCAGTTCATCGACCCCTGAAGTGACAGGACATTGTTTGGAATCTTGTTGCCCTCAGGGCGTTCTGCtgtctaaaaaagacaaacagtCCCTAGAATTAGAACAAGCATCTGCTTTAAGCAGGTGTAGATATATAAGACGGACCGTGTTTTCTGGCAATTATATGCATCTTTATAGCACACCTCTATGAAAAAAGCAAATATTAAAACCAAAGGCTCGAATTGATAATTAGAAAAGCTGACACATATAAATGCGTACTAAATGTCTAGtaaacacaggtgaaaaaccgaGACCGAATCAGATACACGACACGTAATACACCTGTAGAAGGTTACAgaatatggtaaaaaaaattccgagcagccttcgtaacccccGCTTCACAATGACACCTATTGGGTCAGTTTGTCCTCATTTTTAGTGAGCAATTATGCAGATCGCAATCATGATGTTTCGTGAGAAGAGATACTGCTGTAGTATAGTTgcaatgtaacccgtaaccttggagcGTCCTTCGGGTCACACCTTGAGTGACCTTCTGGTCTCGCTAGGAAGGTTATGTTTACGTCAGCGTTCTTGTGTATgcatttgtgtgtctgtgaataCGATAAGTCAAGAATGTCTgtaagaaaaaggaaaaaggcAAGGATATATCCCGAACAAAGCTACGGTTCGGTCAGTCCGTGCACCCTAACACCTTGCTACTTTTCGATCACAAACAGTTCAAAACTCAAAAGCTAATTTTGCTTAGAATGAATGGTGAGCTCTAGCCGTGTATCGTCTTTTGTAAAGGTTCCCAAATCTGTCCCAGTCATTGTGTTTTGATAGACTATCTGGGATTCTTTTTTGTGTACAACAATGAAAATTCCAGTCCTTCTACTTGTGATTTCTTGTGTGAGTTGTAATACACTGTGGATGACGTCTTGTAGCCAGCGGGGCATTTTAATGGTCCACATGAGGTCTAATACTACATGTTACAACAGCTTTAGAGATAATCTACAACACGAAATTCAAGAGGGGAACTActcattccttttttttacagaatacTCTGTATAAATTTCtatattttattcattcatattgTACCCGTCTTTAGAATGTATAACACTGTTTTACTATGCATCATTCAAATGTGAACCACAGATTTAGCCATTACctatttacagtatacaacaaCACACGTATTTTCCAGGGTTAACTGCGTGCATGCACACAATGGTTTCTATGAAAATTACTGTTTCGTCGGttaaaaaaacatggacaatacTTTTACAAATTCCCTTCCTGCAATTTccgatgtttatttttttctccataTGGGGCACATGCCTTGATAATATACTGTCATCAATATATAATTAAACAGTGACGTAATTCTACAGTAATAATGGTAATTATGCAGTAAAGACAAGCAAATAAACATAGTATCTGCTCGATAACACACTCTACTGTAGTCGTACCATAGTGGGGGCGTCATTTGATATACACGTGTTATTCTACCCTCTTGCACAAGTACATATTAGATTTTAAGTTCTAATACAAAAACATTGAACGTCAAAActttatccattttgtactcAACGTCTCCGCAATATCATAAATGCTTGAGATTGTCTTCAGCCGTTATTTCAATTGTCGTGCACATGTATCACGGTGAAAACACGACATAAGTATGATTGTATGACATTATGCTTCTAACTTCATAACATAAACTAATTCTACTAACGTTTGGAATTCATTTTAACTGATGCCTGCAAAACCTTCTCCATCTGTCTCCGTCGCCTGCGATTTTTATGGCGCAGTTCACTCCTAAAAAGGAACAAAAGTACAAAGTCAGTTTACCAAGAATAAGGGGACAAATGTTTCTAGCTGCTTGTCTAGCACACTTAatggtcttttacaatcattagaGGGGATTTCTAGCGTCTGGACATTCttaaatatattttcctatgtataccATACGGGGTTGTCACATGTCCTAATGTATATATAACTTTTAATAAgtactttgtatgttttatatgtatTACTACATTAGGGGATACGTTTTGCAAAAACAATTACCAAAATCCACCTCCATGACTAAGATAAAGCTGCTAGTATAAGACTTGTATTTTGCTTACCGTTTGTTGAAATGTTCCAAGAAGGAGTCTACTGCGTTTCCCAGCCTCTTCCTTATAGGCCCACAGACGTTTCTCCTCCACCATGAGCGCAGACTGCTTTTATTTTTAGTCGTGGAGACGGTCGAAGTCCCGGTACTCTGCGGTTCTCCGTCTGATATAGGTTAACCGGTTAAAATATAGACTATTTAGTCTTCTTACTTATCTTTATACGTgtatactattactagtattcaattAAAGTACTTGGCACCAAAATGTAGCTACAGCAACAACTAATTTGAAATTTAACAAGACACAAATTCGTACGGAATGTCAAACTCTTACATCAAACTAGGACACTGTATAATGCCCTTTGGCATATAAATATCATATGTCCCATTTCACAACCGTTTACGAATCTCTCCCGAACTACATTCAGCAAGCTAAGATTTATACCAGTTTCTTGTGGAAGGTCTGGGTACAGCATTGACGTCCGGGAATCATTGAAAGGGTTGCATCTTTGACTCTGCCCGTTTGGAGAACCAAATTCTGTTTTTCTCAAACGCGGACCATTCGTTGATCCATTCCTTTGGCCTACAAAGATCAACGTCTCCAACCGCCTGGCTTCCGCATGTAGGGCAAGCATTAACTGGTCTACTTCTCCTCTCAAGGAGCTGTTCTCATTCTTCAGAGTCTCCTGCTGTTGTGTCAAGATTTCCACGCGATCCTCCATGTCATCTTGTTTCTCTTTTAGACTCAGCTGTTCTTGTCTAATGATGTCTCTCACCATCTGCTCTGTTATACCACCATTCGCCGCCATGTTGTCAAAACGCAGTGTAGAGATCAAATCTTTGAAAATGCAGTCAGAAAAACCGGTTTCGTACCACAAAAGAATTTTGTGTCACTCCTATTACCAGTGCCCCAGGGAATACTTGTATGCGTTGACGTTGTCTACCGTGTTTCCAAAGCGTTCGATCAAAGCAAGGAGCTATCATCAACTCCTTGATCCAAGTGATGAATACTATTAAAGAAGCCACTTCGTAAtttgtatgtaatgtatgtaacgttatgtaacttATTTACCAGGAGAACCGTTTTCCACCAATGACTGTTTTGATTGAATGGAAGGTATTCGGTATCAGTCCTATCATCAGTATCTGATTTGCATTTGATTTGTGAGGCGCCGTGATAGGTCCAATGGGAACGGCTTTAGTAGTCTTTGATTGACAAACTTTTTTAATTCAAAAGTTATTGTTAATTTCTCATAGCAGACAAACCAGGATAATCTGTTTGAATGAGTTGAAAACACACTCAGAAAGACGTGAGGACAATAGACGATAGTAAGAAAAGGCAGTGCACAAGGAAGTTAAAGAGCTTTCACTTCCGTCCGGTGACTCTACACCGACAAAAGAAAAGACAGGTGGAAAAAATAAGACGATAGATCATTCACCCAACAAGATACATGAATCATTTTTTTAACATCTAACTTCATTTGCTGGTGGCTTCGTTTCAGATCTAGAGTAACACTGATCACCGATTTATATCCAGGGGGGTTCTTTTCTTTCTAACCGTATctgataattacatgtattaagcATTTCCACACCATGTATGTTGTGTAATGAATGACACACCCACAGCATGTGATTCCACACAACTCACAACCGGTATTTCCACATCAGTCACAGTTATTTTCTAAGCTAAAAACCCGTGTAAGATCAACACGGTAACTGCATATATATGGTGAACCTTCATTCAACTACTCTAGCCCGCCGTCACCGTATCAGGTCATTTCATCAGGACA
Above is a genomic segment from Branchiostoma floridae strain S238N-H82 chromosome 16, Bfl_VNyyK, whole genome shotgun sequence containing:
- the LOC118403369 gene encoding uncharacterized protein LOC118403369; the protein is MSKLLGSLNERRRLKYAINFEQQKGDSFWDLADTLTREQELKQEVLNSKLRRQTFALKAESRRLDNLMIVGHRLEQEEDTIVATDATENISTIVQNESRGDLAKSNITVYSQDPLQEFEGVSPSPVERFYYWIQRFVSVPVREKLARLKTSFLEIINDRHTV